The segment CTTGCCGTCGTTCAGGTCCCTTTCGATGGGAGCGGCGTTGATCGTCTTGATCTTCGCTTTGGTGTGATGCTTGTCCGTGAAAATGCCGGCCTGCGCGCCCGTGTAGCTCACGGCCTTCACGCCGACGCCGTGCAGCGCCATCGCGGTCAACGCGATCGTCTCCTGTTCGCCGGTCGCGAGCAGCATGTCCATCTCGCGTTCGCTGGGCTCGGCGCACACCGCTTTGGCGCGCGCGATGAGCTCGTTGGTCACACCGGAACGGGCCGAGACGACGACAACGAGTTCGTTGCCTTCTTCCCGCACGGCCTTGATGCGCTCCGCGACCTTCTTGATCCGCTCGACGTCACCGACCGAGGTGCCGCCATATTTTTGGACGATGCGTGCCATAGTGGTACTGGTTTTTCCGAAAAGGATTGGGCGCTTCAGGATCTGGCCGGCGGGCTTTTTTTTCCGCTCTTGTTTTCCGTGCCATTCAGCAGCCGCCCGATATTCGTCCGGTGGCGGATGACCACGAACGCCGCGATCACGATCGAGAGCCCGAGGAGCAACCCCGGCAGCGTCAGCAGGAAGGCCGCCGCCACGAGCGCGAGCGCGGCCACGATCGAGGCCAGCGAGACGTAGCGCGTCGCATAGAACACGGTCACCCACGCCAGCGCGGCGATCACCGTCGCGCCCGGCATGAGGATGAGAATGCCGCCCGCCGACGTCGCGACGCCCTTGCCCCCCCGGAACCGTGTGAAGCATGAGAACCCATGCCCGAGCAGCGCGCCGATCAGACCCGCCACGCCCAGTTGCGTCCACGCCGATCCCGCCACCGTGCCGCTCGCCGCCAAGCTCGTTTCGTCGAGCGCGAAGGTGACCGACACGTCGGTGTGGCTGAGCAGCGCCCACCACGAAGCCGCGGCGCCCTTCAACGCATCGAGCGCGAACACGAGCGTGCCCGGCCGCGGCCCGAGCACGCGCCGCACGTTGGTCGCGCCGGGGTTCTTGCTGCCAACCTCGAAAATATTCACCCCGTGCGATCGCGCGACCAGATAGCCGAACGGCAGCGAACCGAGCAGATATCCGAGGATGAGCGCGATGAGCAGCGGCAGCAGCATGGGCGTGCAGATTACTCGCTCGCGAACGCCCGTGACAGGGCGGGATCTCCCGATCCCGCCACCGCCCGTACCGACAAGCCACGTAGCGCGGTCAGGCTGACCGCGCTGAGCGAAGCGCCACGGGCAATCCCGGCGCGGTCAGGAGACCCCGCCCTACATTGCGTCATCACGGCGCGTCGCGTGTTCGCCATCCTCACAATTGCACGAACTTCGCCTGCTTGATCGCAGGGTGACCCTTGATGATCTTCCGCGCGTTGTCGCTCGGCTCGGTGTCGACGCGCACCACCATGTAGGCGGTGCCGCCCGGGATCAGTCGGCTCAGCGACATGTCGGCGATGTTCACGCCATCCTGGCCGAGGATCGTGCCGATCTCGCCCACCATGCCGGGCTGGTCGAGGTTTTCGAGCACGAGCAGCTTCCCCTCGGCGGCGACCTCGACCTCGCGGCCGTTGACGCTGACAATGCGGGCCTGGTTCTGCTTGCCCATGCGTGTGCCGGAGGCGCGGTAGATCGCGCCGTCGGGCCCGACCGCCTCGACCTGGATCAGTTCGCTGTAGCCGGAGTCACCGGTCGATTTTACGACCTCGACCTTCACGCCCAGCCGCTCGAGCAACACCGGCGCGTTGACGAAATTCACTTCCTCGCCGCTGATCCGCCGCAGGTAGCCGCGCTGCACGGAGCGGGTAATCGCATTCGCGTCGAGGTCGACGATCTTGCCCCAATACGTGATCTTCAACAGGTCGATCTGCGCGGGGGAAATCTGCTGCACCAGCGTGCCGAGCTTCGTGCCGAGATCGATGTAGGGCCCGAGCACCTTCACCGTGTTCGCATCGAGCGAGGGCACGTTCACCGCATTGCGGATCACGCCGCCGTTCAACACGTCGGCGATCTGCTCCGCGATCTCGATGCCGACCGATTCCTGCGCCTCCGCCGTCGACGCGCCCAGGTGCGGCGTGAGCACGACGTTCGGCAGCGAGCGGAATTCGCTATCCTTCGCCAGCGGCTCGTCCTCGTACACGTCGAGGCCCGCCGCGCCGACCTTGCCTGACTTGAGCGCCGCGAGCAGCGCCGTCTCCTTGATGATGCCACCGCGCGCGCAGTTGAAGATCCGGACGCCCTTCTTGCACTTCTCCAAGGCCGCTTCGTCGATCATGTATTTCGTGTCGTCCGTCAGCGGCATGTGCACGGTGATGTAGTCCGACTGCTGCAGGAGTTCATCGAGCGTGACTGATTCGATCTGCATCGCCTTCGCGCGGCTGGGCGCGAGGTAGGGATCGTAGGCCAG is part of the Opitutus terrae PB90-1 genome and harbors:
- the serA gene encoding phosphoglycerate dehydrogenase; its protein translation is MKVLVADKISPKGVAYLRQQPGFEVIEAYGSSPEKVLELVKDVHAIAVRSETKITAKVIAAAPLLKVVGRAGVGVDNVDVDAATERGVIVMNTPSGNTIATAELTFTHLLCGARPVPQAAASMRAGNWDRKSFSGIELLRKTLGIVGLGRIGSEVAKRAQAFGMRVLAYDPYLAPSRAKAMQIESVTLDELLQQSDYITVHMPLTDDTKYMIDEAALEKCKKGVRIFNCARGGIIKETALLAALKSGKVGAAGLDVYEDEPLAKDSEFRSLPNVVLTPHLGASTAEAQESVGIEIAEQIADVLNGGVIRNAVNVPSLDANTVKVLGPYIDLGTKLGTLVQQISPAQIDLLKITYWGKIVDLDANAITRSVQRGYLRRISGEEVNFVNAPVLLERLGVKVEVVKSTGDSGYSELIQVEAVGPDGAIYRASGTRMGKQNQARIVSVNGREVEVAAEGKLLVLENLDQPGMVGEIGTILGQDGVNIADMSLSRLIPGGTAYMVVRVDTEPSDNARKIIKGHPAIKQAKFVQL
- the plsY gene encoding glycerol-3-phosphate 1-O-acyltransferase PlsY: MLLPLLIALILGYLLGSLPFGYLVARSHGVNIFEVGSKNPGATNVRRVLGPRPGTLVFALDALKGAAASWWALLSHTDVSVTFALDETSLAASGTVAGSAWTQLGVAGLIGALLGHGFSCFTRFRGGKGVATSAGGILILMPGATVIAALAWVTVFYATRYVSLASIVAALALVAAAFLLTLPGLLLGLSIVIAAFVVIRHRTNIGRLLNGTENKSGKKSPPARS